From Arachis hypogaea cultivar Tifrunner chromosome 3, arahy.Tifrunner.gnm2.J5K5, whole genome shotgun sequence:
GATCAGTCCCATAGCCATAGGTAACTTTTGTTGGTGGTTTGGTATGGTCTCTCTTTTATGCTTCTAACATCATTGGGCCTCCTCTCCAGGTTCACCATTGAAGCACGAAGCACGAAGCACGTCAGCACAATCAATAGCGGAGAGAAAGCAACGTCAAAACGACAGGCTACACCATTTGTTGGTACTTGATACTTGACTTAGCGAAGCAATAAAGCATGTGGCATAGGACTCGATAGGGAACTTAATGAACTTATAGCGAATAATAATGTGTTGCATCGTATTTGATAGGCACACAAGAATTcatcttttttgttaaaaaaatagtttcagACATAGTTTGGAGGGGAAACAGATTAGTTAGGTCTATCCATTTGTTGAATCATGCACTGATATAAAGCCAATTAAATTCCCAATATAATTAAACACATAAGATTATAAAATACATTGAATGGGTGCTGTAAATTGTGGACCATGCGCAGCGTGGCAACCTCGTCGCTtttaaccaaaaaagaaaaaaaaaatcatgccaATGTTTTTCCTTGTGGGATAGACATCAACTTCATTAAAGATTAAAGATACAATGATAACTCAAAAATTCATTCGAAGTTAATGAAAACAAGCAAAAGGGTGAGTGTCAGAGTCTTTATTCCCACTGAAAGGGGAATAGTTGAGGGGGATCACTCCCATGGGATCCATGAGAATCCATATTATACATTGAGGAACAATGTTCAGTCTCACTGTGGCCCATAACCGGGTCCACCGACTCCATGCTGCTGCTATCGTGGAGGCTGAGGCCTAAGGATTGTTGCATCAGGGAAGAGTGATGAGTATGATGAGTGTGAGGCTGCGGCACCAGTTGGTTCAATCCATTCCCAGGATTGTGTGTTGTCTGTGGTGATGACAGAAGAGAGAGAGCACAGGAAGAGTCATGAACCGAGCTTGTTAGGGTGTTATCACAGAACATGTTCCTCAGGCACATGGAAGAAGCAGCACCAGCATGATGGTGGTGATGGTTATCAACTTGTAAGAATGCAAGTTGTTGCTTCCCTTCTTTGTTGTTATTGTAGGGTGTTGGTGAGGATCCAAGGAACAGGTCTTGTTTATCAACCATGTGCATCTGTTGCTGTTGCTGGCTGCTGTGGCTGTGGAGCCTGACATCTCCGCAGGATGTAACAAGTCCTGCACTCCACCCAGCATTCACCACGCCAGATGAGGGGAACACATGCGAACCTGAGAAGGGTAGCAACTGGCTGCCTGAACAAAATTTAATGACACAAAAGTACTAGTCaactaaaattttcaaataataGGGATAGTATCACTCTTTGGGATTCATTACTTTATCATGATAGGATGGAGTGTAGCTCCTGCTTCAAATGGGAGCTCTGTCAGCTCACACTCCACCATACGATGATAATCCTAAGTCAATGCACTAGAAAAATGAAACATacatatatttttcattttttaaaaaacagtGACTTTATTTACTTTGTTGTTATCTTGCAGCCTGCAAGTCATGAACATTTATGTCCAAACAAAGCAAAGTAGATATCTGAGCAAAAGATAACTAATTCACAAATCATAGTCTCTTAAAATGTGAAAAGTCTATCTTGCCCTCTCAAAAAAGCAAGAacctttatttttatcttaatttttactAGTGTGTACTGACATGTTATTTTAGTGGCCACTAGATTGTGATATGAGAGAGGACATCAATGGACCAAATCAGGGATGTTGGCAGCGCACTGAGGTTAGCTAAGTGCATTGTGCAATTGTGTCAATTCCTTACTCTTTTTTAAGAGTTGTGTACCTGTTTGGGGGGGGTGGGGGATCCTCAGAATGTGTCTGCCCCAAATCAAGACACATGTGGGTCCACTCAGATAATGCAAATGCAGCTAAGCTAGAAACTGTAACTTGGGAAGAAGCTAAGCTAACCTTGGAAACTGGACAAAAAACTACCACCTCTTGTGATTGGTTCTGGTTGTGGCTTTCTCCTCCTTCGGTTGTGTCCATCTAAGCGTTTTCTGCAGCTTCTCTTTCCTTCATCAAACTCCTCCAGTGAATGAAACCTTTCAGGAAGGAAAAAAGGACTAGTCAATTTGAATTACTTCAGGAACTTTAGCACATGTCTTGTGTCAATAACTCAATAATGGCATGGAATATTGCAGCAAGTAAAAATCAAATGCACATGAAGCTAACAAGTAAAAAATGGAAGTAAAAAACCAACCGGAAATAATACAAGCAATGTGCACTGTACAGAGTTTATTAACAGAACAATGTACAGGCAAGTCATTTTCTCAGATTCCATTAAAGGTTTTGTAACTTTGTATAGTGTAccactgatatatatatatatatatatatatatatatatatatatatataacttcagTTTGTTTCCCCCATTTTTGCAGAATCTACTGGTAACTGGTAAGAGGGCTTGCGAATGTTACATTGTAACTAAGCAGGAGATCAGCTGattaatgtgctaaaattaagatgCTAACAGCGGCAGAAAGCAAAACAAAGTAACTGGCTCGCGTATTTGTGAAGCCAACATGAAAAATTAGATACGGAAGAAGCATCTTAGATTAGAATTTTGTAGTCAAAtaaacaacttaaaaaaaaaaagagctaatTAAGAGAACAACAAACATAAGGCATAGGCAAACaaacaataaacaaataaaattcaTAGCAGTATAGCATAAGAGGTACCTGCTACACTGTTGGCAGAACCTTTGTTTGTGGCCAGCAATTGTGACCTGAGCAGTCTTGGAATGGAGTTCGCAGACCTTATGGCGCCTGTGATAGTCTCTGCAAGTGCTGAGATCTGAATTGCACCCATCAACGAGGCATGACACTGTCTGTGTCCCATTGTTAATGGCTCTAGCTCTCTTTGATGACCCTGAGGAAGGTGATTGCATTACCATTTTGGAGTTGGACAccccaacaccaacaccaacaccaacaccagcaGCAACAGCATCTTTGTTGGACTTATTTGAATTAGTCACCAACACTGGTTCGGTTGCAGAATTCCCAACCTGGCCAAGTTTCAAGTCAACAGAGAATTCCCCTTCTTTTGTTCTGTAAACACCAAATCTGGTTGAGCCATCCACTGTTTCTATGTTTGGTAAGGTTGCCTCATCCACTTCTGTCAAATCCCAAGACGGTGGTGCTTTCAAATTCCAATCCATAGCTAAATGAATGCTTCCACTTCCTCTATTGTTTGCTTCACTCTTCTCTGCTCTCAAATTGCAtggaaaaaagagaagagagttaACCAAAGTAAAATGAAAGGACTTCAAGAAATTGTGTGTCTTCATTTGGTTTCAGGGCAAATATATGAAAAATTCCAATTCGACAAATATATCACAGTAATATAACCGATAGAAGAGGAAACAGCCAATTAGCCATAGGCACTTCACTTATTAAACAAACACATTATTGGACCAATCTTTGTCTGTATTTGAGTAGAGAAAAGTATTAAAAAGTAGGGAAGAAACATGCATCAGGGGAATAAATATCACAAGCAGATTAAACACCAAGTGGCCATGTTGTACAAGTTCCAAGGAAACTGGAAGTTACAAGTTGCAATTTAGAAAAGATTACAACAgcatacatacatataaaatagtaaatagtataGTATCATAATGAAACAACTCAATGccgagaaattcaaaataaaaaagtaagtGGTAATTGGAAGAAGGAAGAGAATACTTTGCAGCAAGCAGCTAGAAGGTTGCTTTCTACTTCTTCCCTTCACCAATACCACTGCCAGCCATAGATTAGATTCCAGGAATACTCAATGGAGTAAGTGAGTGAgtaagtgagtgagtgagtggaTAGTGAAATTAATGAactagatttttttattaaaaaaattgaaactttcttcattttaaggaagaagtgaatgaataaaataatataaaagagaCAGAAGGAGAAAGGATTTAATGATGTGTTAAGAAGGAATCCCCACAGACCTACCTTGTTAGCCACTTAAGAAGATGAAATTGCGGATTTATGCAGACAGGAATTCGGATAATGTATTGAAAGTTGAAGTAGAAActcacacagagagagagagagagagagagagagagagagagagaacacaATGGAAACTCAAAAAGGTGGGTGTGGGATGGGATGATATGCCGTGTTTAAGTGAGTTGAAcacaatattttaattaatataaatttattttgttatatacatattatatattgtttTTCCAAAAATAGGGGTTCTTGCGGGAATGCATTGCTTGAGAAAGGAAATAAAGATGATATATAATAAGGACAGGCTGTTGGTTGCTTTCAACTTTTACGAGTCAGGAAAAAGAAGTACAAAGAATGGATGCTCAAGACAAGGCATGTGGCATTGTGTTTCACATTTCATGGCATGCCTTTCCCCCTTCGGTTTTCCTTctatc
This genomic window contains:
- the LOC112790946 gene encoding squamosa promoter-binding-like protein 13A isoform X1; this translates as MKTHNFLKSFHFTLVNSLLFFPCNLRAEKSEANNRGSGSIHLAMDWNLKAPPSWDLTEVDEATLPNIETVDGSTRFGVYRTKEGEFSVDLKLGQVGNSATEPVLVTNSNKSNKDAVAAGVGVGVGVGVSNSKMVMQSPSSGSSKRARAINNGTQTVSCLVDGCNSDLSTCRDYHRRHKVCELHSKTAQVTIAGHKQRFCQQCSRFHSLEEFDEGKRSCRKRLDGHNRRRRKPQPEPITRGGSFLSSFQGSQLLPFSGSHVFPSSGVVNAGWSAGLVTSCGDVRLHSHSSQQQQQMHMVDKQDLFLGSSPTPYNNNKEGKQQLAFLQVDNHHHHHAGAASSMCLRNMFCDNTLTSSVHDSSCALSLLSSPQTTHNPGNGLNQLVPQPHTHHTHHSSLMQQSLGLSLHDSSSMESVDPVMGHSETEHCSSMYNMDSHGSHGSDPPQLFPFQWE
- the LOC112790946 gene encoding squamosa promoter-binding-like protein 13A isoform X2 — protein: MDWNLKAPPSWDLTEVDEATLPNIETVDGSTRFGVYRTKEGEFSVDLKLGQVGNSATEPVLVTNSNKSNKDAVAAGVGVGVGVGVSNSKMVMQSPSSGSSKRARAINNGTQTVSCLVDGCNSDLSTCRDYHRRHKVCELHSKTAQVTIAGHKQRFCQQCSRFHSLEEFDEGKRSCRKRLDGHNRRRRKPQPEPITRGGSFLSSFQGSQLLPFSGSHVFPSSGVVNAGWSAGLVTSCGDVRLHSHSSQQQQQMHMVDKQDLFLGSSPTPYNNNKEGKQQLAFLQVDNHHHHHAGAASSMCLRNMFCDNTLTSSVHDSSCALSLLSSPQTTHNPGNGLNQLVPQPHTHHTHHSSLMQQSLGLSLHDSSSMESVDPVMGHSETEHCSSMYNMDSHGSHGSDPPQLFPFQWE